Proteins from one Halovivax limisalsi genomic window:
- a CDS encoding DUF6760 family protein, translating to MISIYDRETLFEEVAFVAYHFGWSREEVLTIPHWERHRWCEEISAINERMNESDDATAETDSILGGEGVIQNSLEDL from the coding sequence GTGATCAGCATCTACGACCGCGAAACCCTCTTCGAGGAGGTCGCGTTCGTCGCCTATCACTTCGGCTGGAGCCGCGAGGAGGTACTGACCATCCCCCACTGGGAGCGCCACCGGTGGTGTGAGGAGATCAGCGCGATCAACGAACGGATGAACGAGAGCGACGACGCGACTGCCGAGACGGACAGCATCCTCGGCGGCGAGGGCGTCATTCAGAACTCGCTCGAGGACCTCTAG
- a CDS encoding phage tail protein produces the protein MSYTDTDSPYSQFNFEVQIDDEPVAGFSEVSGLTMQLETVPYQEGGVNDHVHSLPGTFSHADLVLQRGMTEDTSFWRWIQDVMSGQIVRKDVVITLQEGFQSESVWGWEFTGAFPTRWQGPDLISADRRMAIETIELTYERFETLSGLPE, from the coding sequence ATGTCATACACCGATACCGACTCGCCGTACTCGCAGTTCAACTTCGAGGTGCAGATCGACGACGAGCCCGTGGCGGGCTTTTCGGAAGTCTCCGGCCTCACGATGCAACTCGAGACGGTCCCCTATCAGGAGGGTGGCGTCAACGATCACGTTCACTCGCTTCCGGGGACGTTCTCGCACGCGGATCTGGTCTTACAGCGCGGCATGACCGAGGATACGTCGTTCTGGCGCTGGATTCAGGACGTCATGAGCGGCCAGATCGTCCGCAAGGACGTCGTGATCACACTCCAGGAAGGGTTTCAGAGCGAGAGCGTCTGGGGCTGGGAGTTCACCGGTGCCTTTCCGACGCGGTGGCAGGGCCCCGATCTCATCAGCGCCGACCGCCGGATGGCCATCGAGACGATCGAATTGACCTACGAACGCTTCGAGACCCTCTCGGGGCTCCCGGAGTAG
- a CDS encoding Pvc16 family protein → MSFTAITDVSSLLVEVLRERASPEWHPIDPAGIVVASPADVDDLSNAQLVLYPFRIERDDRAGSVNPTVDDTTRVDPPLSVSVRYLVVPQRVGDDEDATDGGDGLELADRLDTLGAALQLFHDLGQLDPTAGTTALWQDAPLSVRIVDEPLEDLVSLWSQLGDVSYQSAATVDVSPVLIPSLNEETFTRVEERETGVGRHAPDEDA, encoded by the coding sequence ATGAGTTTTACCGCCATCACCGACGTCAGTTCGCTGCTCGTCGAGGTACTTCGCGAGCGGGCGAGTCCCGAGTGGCACCCGATCGATCCCGCAGGGATCGTGGTGGCCTCGCCGGCCGACGTCGACGACCTCTCGAACGCACAGCTGGTACTCTATCCGTTCCGCATCGAGCGCGACGACCGCGCTGGGTCCGTCAATCCGACCGTCGACGACACCACGCGGGTCGACCCACCGCTGTCGGTGAGTGTGCGCTACCTCGTCGTGCCTCAGCGCGTCGGCGACGACGAGGACGCCACCGACGGTGGTGACGGGCTCGAACTCGCCGACCGGCTGGACACCCTCGGGGCTGCCCTCCAGCTCTTTCACGACCTCGGCCAACTCGACCCGACGGCGGGCACGACCGCGCTCTGGCAGGACGCCCCGCTCTCGGTCAGAATCGTCGACGAACCGCTCGAAGATCTCGTCTCGCTGTGGTCGCAGTTGGGCGACGTCAGTTACCAGTCCGCGGCGACGGTGGACGTCAGCCCCGTCCTGATCCCGTCGCTGAACGAGGAGACGTTCACGCGCGTCGAAGAACGAGAGACGGGCGTCGGGCGACACGCACCCGACGAGGACGCCTGA
- a CDS encoding ATP-binding protein, producing the protein MTYENATEHLLDELERIETLLQRYAAATDGQTLRHEMDEDSAGNTTSVDEPTELEFALPSRDRDDLREAQSLLAEKRAHARQHGVELRLETLVEAFDLADMHRDVVLLALLPDVDPDGAQLYREVHDDSTRSRLTVGLLADLFAKTPAEFVTALELVGPDSPLVSHDLLVLDQPADDASSSWLEHSIRPDPRIRSYLLGHDGVDPVLQAHLEAQSSGDAGVSIGTVAAGTTLGDLLIGDALQEELAALPDGDEGGRRVYFHGPDGSGTHRAVEALRDSDRYLQVDLRTVLAADALDALVREATLLDRPVHLSNADAATFDDRETDHSLEAVLARFADFDGDVYVTGRREWTPSNVRDSPVDAIVEFDRPSIAQRRQYWHDALDRLDLDADAEALASTFDLTQGQLEAALATARALAGADDLTVEHLRAGCRAQSSDALDDLAQHIEPRHTWDDIELDEDTERQLRRLQSHITNRGTIYDDWGFREREGTAGVVALFKGLPGTGKTMAAEVLASAVGMDIYKIDLSSVVSKYIGETEENLEQIFEAAEQSNTILLFDEADSIFGDRAEVSDATDRYANVEVNYLLQRIETYDGIVVLTTNYATNMDTAFARRITHSIRFDRPDQDARAEIWANAFPEDTPIEDLDTEWLAGFEYSGGEISKLAKHIAVRATEQNAETITQPLVVRALERYKRDRDQSIREADFEPYLDHLAGETERERKEAIHARRRRSK; encoded by the coding sequence ATGACCTACGAGAACGCGACCGAACACCTGCTCGATGAACTCGAGCGAATCGAGACGCTACTACAGCGATACGCAGCAGCCACTGATGGGCAGACACTCCGGCACGAAATGGACGAGGACAGTGCTGGGAACACTACCAGTGTTGATGAACCGACCGAACTGGAATTTGCACTCCCGTCTCGTGATAGAGACGACCTCAGAGAGGCCCAATCGTTACTCGCGGAGAAGCGAGCTCACGCGCGCCAACACGGCGTCGAATTGCGCCTCGAAACCCTCGTCGAGGCCTTCGACCTCGCGGATATGCACCGTGACGTCGTCCTCCTGGCACTTCTCCCGGATGTCGATCCTGATGGAGCGCAGCTGTATCGAGAGGTACACGACGACAGCACGAGATCACGACTGACGGTTGGGCTACTCGCCGACCTATTCGCGAAGACGCCAGCCGAGTTCGTCACCGCGCTGGAATTGGTCGGGCCGGATTCGCCGTTGGTGTCCCACGATCTTCTGGTGCTCGACCAGCCAGCCGACGACGCATCGTCCTCGTGGCTCGAGCACTCGATTCGACCCGATCCGCGCATCCGCTCGTACCTTCTCGGCCACGACGGTGTCGATCCGGTACTGCAAGCGCACCTCGAAGCGCAATCCTCCGGGGACGCCGGCGTGTCCATCGGGACGGTTGCCGCAGGGACGACGCTAGGTGATCTTCTCATCGGGGATGCACTCCAGGAAGAACTGGCCGCGCTGCCGGACGGCGACGAGGGTGGCCGTCGCGTGTACTTCCACGGCCCCGACGGATCGGGCACCCACCGTGCCGTCGAGGCGCTCCGTGATTCGGACCGCTACCTGCAGGTCGACCTCCGGACCGTACTCGCTGCCGACGCGCTGGACGCACTCGTTCGCGAGGCGACCCTGCTCGATCGGCCCGTCCACCTGTCGAACGCCGACGCGGCCACCTTCGACGATCGCGAGACGGACCACTCGCTGGAGGCGGTCCTCGCACGCTTCGCCGATTTCGACGGCGACGTCTACGTCACTGGCCGGCGGGAGTGGACGCCGTCGAACGTCCGGGATTCACCCGTCGACGCGATCGTCGAATTCGACCGGCCGTCGATCGCCCAGCGCCGCCAGTACTGGCACGACGCGCTCGACCGCCTCGATCTCGACGCCGACGCCGAAGCACTCGCGAGCACGTTCGACCTCACGCAGGGCCAGCTCGAGGCCGCGCTGGCAACCGCCCGAGCGCTCGCGGGCGCGGACGATCTCACCGTCGAGCATCTGCGGGCGGGTTGTCGCGCCCAGTCCTCGGATGCCCTCGACGACCTCGCTCAACATATCGAGCCGCGTCACACCTGGGACGATATCGAACTCGACGAGGATACCGAACGCCAGTTGCGCCGGCTCCAGTCCCACATCACCAATCGTGGGACCATCTACGACGACTGGGGCTTTCGCGAGCGCGAGGGCACCGCCGGCGTCGTCGCACTCTTCAAGGGTCTGCCGGGGACCGGCAAGACGATGGCCGCGGAGGTACTCGCCAGCGCGGTCGGGATGGACATCTACAAGATCGACCTCTCCTCCGTCGTCTCGAAGTACATCGGCGAGACCGAGGAGAACCTCGAACAGATCTTCGAGGCCGCCGAGCAGTCCAACACCATCCTGCTGTTCGACGAGGCCGATTCGATCTTCGGCGACCGCGCGGAGGTCTCGGACGCGACCGACCGTTACGCCAACGTCGAGGTAAACTACCTCCTCCAGCGGATCGAAACCTACGACGGTATCGTCGTTCTGACGACCAACTACGCGACGAACATGGACACCGCCTTCGCCCGGCGGATCACCCACTCGATCCGCTTCGATCGACCGGACCAGGACGCGCGGGCGGAAATCTGGGCGAACGCGTTCCCCGAGGACACGCCGATCGAGGACCTCGACACCGAGTGGCTGGCCGGCTTCGAGTACAGTGGCGGGGAGATCAGCAAACTCGCCAAACACATCGCCGTGCGGGCCACCGAGCAGAACGCCGAGACGATCACCCAGCCGCTGGTCGTTCGGGCGCTCGAACGCTACAAGCGCGATCGCGATCAGTCCATCCGGGAGGCCGACTTCGAACCCTATCTCGATCACCTGGCCGGCGAGACCGAACGCGAGCGCAAGGAGGCCATCCACGCCCGGAGGCGACGGTCCAAATGA
- a CDS encoding DUF4157 domain-containing protein, whose amino-acid sequence MAFQSARANADDSASERSSPAGQSPTTKSDSGGAAGVAATPATEFGLGYADEVDASLQRLAKTHGSAQVHSWIDEGVPVETMGTTRSMEAFRERQAERPPEVPTDIEQQNEASLHRSKKAQYDTGAAGDAGVPSSVRDVVSSPGTGLDGDVKAGLEDRLGQSLDHVQVHTGPKAQEACQEVNARAFAVGNHIAFGPGEYDPGSPEGQHLIAHEVVHTLQQPDAAISMMPKTQVEMEVDPDPAAEREADDVASQVMQGGDLGVGSMRRTDVHVQRVVSSAGAALSAMTDMVKLNRDIEQTEKEIEAQEYAGMGATDGSLSERVAALEENVQKLGQYVSEQVEPQNAAGPVANIASREGVSKTAGIAAGGGLMAMGLGGPLAAIAAGMFAKGGTEALWQYGSAMGKTADQLSGGKLSEWGKTMKSHLPKSLGGSQDGDDFGGNDINGIR is encoded by the coding sequence ATGGCATTTCAATCTGCCAGGGCGAACGCCGACGATTCGGCGTCCGAGCGCTCGTCACCGGCGGGACAGTCACCGACGACGAAGTCGGACAGTGGTGGGGCGGCGGGGGTGGCAGCCACGCCGGCGACCGAATTCGGCCTCGGATACGCCGACGAGGTCGATGCCAGTCTCCAGCGACTCGCGAAGACCCACGGATCGGCCCAGGTTCACTCCTGGATCGACGAGGGTGTTCCCGTCGAGACGATGGGCACGACGCGCAGCATGGAGGCCTTCCGCGAGCGCCAGGCCGAGCGCCCGCCCGAAGTTCCAACGGACATTGAGCAACAGAACGAGGCATCGCTTCACCGGAGCAAGAAGGCCCAGTACGACACCGGAGCCGCCGGCGACGCCGGCGTGCCGAGTTCGGTGCGAGACGTCGTCTCCTCGCCGGGCACGGGCCTCGACGGCGACGTCAAGGCCGGACTCGAAGACCGCCTCGGCCAGAGTCTGGACCACGTCCAGGTCCACACCGGGCCGAAAGCCCAGGAAGCGTGCCAGGAAGTCAACGCGCGCGCGTTCGCCGTAGGCAATCACATCGCGTTCGGCCCCGGCGAGTACGATCCGGGCTCGCCGGAAGGCCAGCACCTCATCGCCCACGAGGTCGTTCACACCCTCCAGCAGCCCGACGCGGCGATCTCCATGATGCCCAAGACGCAGGTCGAGATGGAGGTCGATCCCGACCCCGCTGCCGAGCGCGAGGCCGACGACGTCGCGAGCCAGGTGATGCAGGGCGGCGATCTCGGCGTTGGCTCCATGCGCAGGACGGACGTCCATGTCCAGCGGGTCGTGAGTTCGGCCGGAGCGGCGCTGAGCGCGATGACGGACATGGTGAAGCTCAACCGCGACATCGAGCAGACCGAGAAAGAGATCGAAGCCCAGGAGTACGCCGGGATGGGCGCGACCGACGGGTCACTTTCCGAGCGCGTCGCCGCGCTCGAGGAGAACGTTCAAAAGCTCGGCCAGTACGTCTCAGAGCAAGTCGAACCACAGAACGCGGCCGGACCGGTCGCGAATATCGCGAGCAGAGAAGGCGTCTCGAAGACGGCCGGCATCGCCGCCGGTGGCGGCCTCATGGCCATGGGACTCGGTGGCCCGCTCGCCGCTATCGCAGCCGGCATGTTCGCCAAGGGCGGCACCGAGGCACTCTGGCAGTACGGCTCCGCGATGGGGAAGACGGCCGATCAACTGTCGGGAGGGAAGCTTTCGGAGTGGGGTAAGACGATGAAAAGCCACCTCCCCAAGAGTCTCGGTGGGAGTCAGGATGGCGACGACTTCGGTGGTAACGACATCAACGGAATTCGGTGA
- a CDS encoding CIS tube protein: MTTGGKLEKAQISILNGKAQGETIECKFNPNSYTLEKSVNYGELKATGSGASIMQFVDGNAETLSMELFFDTTDKMGSENASNEQLDVRTQYTDYIDLLLSVDGELHAPPVCRFVWGDGIDFTALVERANKQFTKFLPSGIPIRARVSIVFTEFKTADYHKSEVSPESTDKTKVWTVNEGDTLWLIASEEYSDASHWRTIASHNDIENPRAIEPGTRLELPPL, translated from the coding sequence ATGACAACAGGCGGGAAATTAGAAAAGGCCCAGATCAGCATCCTGAACGGGAAGGCACAGGGGGAGACGATCGAGTGTAAGTTCAATCCGAACTCGTATACACTCGAAAAGAGTGTGAACTACGGCGAGTTGAAGGCGACGGGATCGGGCGCATCGATCATGCAGTTCGTCGACGGCAACGCGGAGACGCTGTCGATGGAGCTGTTCTTCGATACGACCGATAAGATGGGGTCGGAGAACGCGTCGAACGAACAACTGGACGTTCGAACGCAGTATACCGACTACATCGACCTGCTGCTGTCGGTCGACGGTGAACTCCACGCACCGCCGGTCTGTCGATTCGTCTGGGGCGACGGAATCGACTTCACCGCGCTGGTCGAGCGTGCGAACAAGCAGTTCACCAAGTTCCTCCCGAGTGGGATTCCCATTCGGGCCCGGGTCTCCATCGTGTTTACGGAGTTCAAGACGGCCGACTACCACAAATCGGAGGTGTCACCCGAGTCGACCGACAAGACGAAAGTCTGGACGGTGAACGAAGGCGATACGCTCTGGTTGATCGCGAGTGAAGAGTACAGTGACGCATCCCACTGGCGAACGATCGCCTCGCACAACGACATCGAGAACCCGCGAGCGATCGAGCCGGGCACTCGCCTCGAACTTCCGCCGCTGTAA
- a CDS encoding phage late control D family protein, whose protein sequence is MSQIDNHPRYSPRFRVSVGGETFQEPGGRIADLVVETSYEGADRFSFTLNYPFDEELDKFAGLSWDDFEIGTDVDISMGYGADGELTELLTGKIHSITGEFTVDRGPSTQITGYGLLREMMQGTRSDSWSETTIGDAVKDVLGRYSFATVEIDGADVKREKLIQNGCSDYRFVDDLASTYGFEFFAERDTVKFVPRSSAVTETPVTELWYGEELHDFFGEVIQQRETQEVEVRSWDVDNKSEIVATAGGSDAKHKEVFRVPALSRDEAEQIAETKLNHYSEALVQAHGEADGIPEIRAGQTIELAELGEKFSGTYHVTKAVHRMGEMGYRTTFEATEVAA, encoded by the coding sequence ATGAGCCAGATCGACAATCACCCGCGATACTCGCCACGGTTCCGCGTCTCGGTGGGCGGCGAGACCTTTCAGGAGCCGGGTGGCCGAATCGCCGACCTGGTGGTCGAAACGTCCTACGAGGGCGCCGACCGGTTCTCGTTTACGTTGAATTATCCGTTCGACGAGGAACTCGACAAATTCGCCGGCCTGTCGTGGGACGATTTCGAGATCGGAACCGACGTCGATATTTCGATGGGGTACGGTGCCGACGGGGAGCTAACCGAGTTGCTGACCGGGAAGATCCACTCGATCACCGGGGAGTTCACCGTCGATCGGGGCCCGTCGACCCAGATCACCGGATACGGGTTGCTGAGAGAGATGATGCAGGGGACCCGCTCCGATTCCTGGAGCGAGACGACGATCGGCGATGCCGTTAAAGATGTGCTCGGACGCTACTCGTTCGCGACGGTCGAGATCGACGGTGCCGACGTCAAACGCGAGAAGTTGATTCAAAACGGCTGTAGTGACTACCGGTTCGTCGACGACCTGGCGAGTACCTACGGCTTCGAGTTTTTCGCCGAGCGAGATACCGTCAAGTTCGTCCCGCGCTCGTCTGCGGTCACCGAAACCCCGGTGACGGAACTGTGGTATGGGGAAGAACTTCACGACTTCTTCGGCGAGGTGATCCAGCAGCGAGAGACCCAAGAGGTGGAGGTCCGATCGTGGGACGTCGACAACAAATCGGAGATCGTTGCGACCGCGGGCGGTTCGGACGCGAAACACAAGGAGGTATTCAGAGTGCCAGCACTGTCACGCGACGAGGCCGAACAGATCGCAGAGACCAAACTGAACCACTACTCGGAGGCCCTCGTGCAGGCCCACGGCGAAGCCGATGGGATCCCGGAGATCCGTGCCGGGCAGACGATCGAGTTGGCGGAACTCGGTGAGAAGTTCTCCGGGACGTATCACGTCACCAAAGCCGTCCATCGGATGGGAGAGATGGGCTATCGCACGACGTTCGAAGCGACGGAGGTGGCCGCATGA
- a CDS encoding phage baseplate assembly protein V, with amino-acid sequence MSRPGVFDGETPDGGMQGVVVGIVTDNEDPKDLGRVKLRFPWRDADDESYWARLAVPMAGTEYGTYFLPEVDDEVLVAFENGDIHNPYVVGALWNGTQRPPQKNDGANDTREIKSRSGHRLAFDDADDGTVTIETSAGHEIHIDDGKDTITLRDKSGSNEICLDGASDSISVEAAGDLDLSAKNITLEADKSVTIDAGTSVDVSSRNAVDLSAKGQLSVGSNGVMKLNATGPLSVKGAIIRLN; translated from the coding sequence ATGAGTCGTCCGGGCGTCTTCGACGGTGAAACTCCTGACGGGGGGATGCAGGGCGTCGTCGTCGGCATCGTCACGGATAACGAGGATCCGAAGGACCTCGGCCGCGTGAAGCTCCGGTTCCCCTGGCGGGACGCCGACGACGAGAGTTACTGGGCCCGTCTGGCCGTTCCCATGGCCGGCACGGAGTACGGGACGTATTTCCTCCCCGAAGTCGACGACGAAGTGCTCGTCGCGTTCGAAAACGGAGATATTCACAATCCATACGTCGTTGGCGCACTCTGGAACGGGACACAGCGGCCGCCACAGAAAAACGACGGCGCGAACGATACTCGCGAAATTAAATCGCGCAGCGGCCACCGCCTGGCGTTCGACGACGCGGACGACGGGACCGTCACAATCGAGACCAGCGCCGGTCACGAGATTCACATCGACGACGGCAAGGACACGATAACCCTCCGGGACAAGAGTGGCTCGAACGAGATCTGTCTCGACGGGGCGTCGGATAGCATCTCGGTCGAGGCTGCTGGCGACCTGGATCTGTCGGCGAAGAACATCACACTCGAGGCCGACAAATCGGTGACGATCGACGCCGGAACCAGCGTCGACGTGTCGAGTCGCAACGCGGTCGACCTCAGCGCCAAGGGGCAGCTCTCGGTCGGTTCGAACGGGGTGATGAAACTGAACGCGACGGGGCCGCTGTCGGTCAAGGGGGCGATTATTCGACTCAACTGA
- a CDS encoding PAAR domain-containing protein, giving the protein MKPAARLGDQTAHGTPLTGTGSPNVLIGGRPAWRSITDVHSCPLTTGPVPHVGGPVLKGSTSVLINNMPATRLGDSIVESGPPNTIVAGCPTVLIG; this is encoded by the coding sequence ATGAAACCCGCTGCACGACTCGGCGATCAGACCGCACACGGGACGCCGCTTACGGGAACGGGGAGTCCGAACGTACTCATCGGCGGGCGCCCGGCCTGGCGGTCGATCACCGACGTACATAGCTGTCCGCTTACCACGGGCCCGGTTCCGCACGTCGGCGGTCCGGTATTGAAGGGGAGTACGAGCGTGTTGATCAACAATATGCCGGCAACGCGTCTCGGCGACTCGATCGTCGAGAGCGGGCCGCCGAACACCATCGTCGCCGGCTGTCCAACGGTCTTGATCGGCTAG
- a CDS encoding GPW/gp25 family protein, whose amino-acid sequence MADDFIGTGWSYPVTTDNQGDIAVSESETDIEESIRIILGTAKGERVMRPEFGCDIYEHVYSTASPVTLNLIESSVEEALVRWEPRIDVEDITARRDEDEPNRILIEIEYYVRTTNSLANMVYPFHITEGDG is encoded by the coding sequence ATGGCTGACGACTTTATCGGAACCGGCTGGTCGTATCCGGTCACGACGGACAATCAGGGCGATATCGCGGTCTCGGAGAGCGAGACGGATATCGAGGAATCCATCAGGATCATCCTCGGGACCGCCAAGGGTGAACGCGTGATGCGCCCGGAGTTCGGCTGTGACATCTACGAGCACGTCTACTCGACGGCGTCGCCGGTGACGCTCAATCTTATCGAGAGTAGCGTCGAGGAGGCACTGGTCCGGTGGGAACCCCGGATCGACGTCGAAGACATCACCGCCCGCCGTGACGAGGACGAACCCAATCGGATTCTGATCGAGATCGAGTACTACGTTCGGACGACGAACAGTCTGGCGAACATGGTGTATCCGTTCCACATTACCGAGGGCGATGGATGA